A genomic region of Desulfatiglans sp. contains the following coding sequences:
- the flgL gene encoding flagellar hook-associated protein FlgL, which yields MRVANKTLYDGTIRNLNRTSSGMVEANETVSTNKRINNLSDDPVGLVAVLGLRSSLSNLNQMERNISMGNSWLKASESALTQVNNILTSTKELTVAMSSANTNASQREGNVDLVDGYLKEIISLANSSTGGRYIFGGTNTDTIPFELDASATQVAYSGNDTAFSINIGKDSVVPVGRDGKDVFGANWDDSNIFKTLVDLKTSLETNDISGIQGAMTKLDEHMKNINANISDIGGKTIRLDVKKEVVTDLKLTDTERMSELEDADLAAAVINLKSKELAYNAALSSSSKMMQLSLVNFI from the coding sequence ATGAGAGTAGCCAATAAAACATTATATGACGGCACCATAAGAAACCTTAACAGGACATCATCAGGGATGGTTGAGGCAAATGAGACTGTCTCAACAAATAAAAGGATCAATAATCTTTCTGATGACCCTGTAGGTCTTGTAGCAGTGCTGGGTCTTCGTTCATCACTTTCCAATCTTAATCAGATGGAAAGAAATATCTCCATGGGAAATTCATGGCTTAAGGCATCAGAATCAGCACTTACACAGGTGAATAATATACTCACATCCACAAAGGAACTCACTGTTGCAATGAGCAGCGCAAACACCAATGCCTCCCAAAGAGAGGGAAATGTTGACCTTGTAGATGGTTACCTCAAGGAGATAATCTCTCTTGCAAACAGCTCCACCGGAGGAAGGTATATCTTTGGGGGCACAAATACAGATACCATCCCCTTTGAGTTAGATGCTTCAGCTACACAGGTAGCATACTCAGGGAATGATACTGCATTTTCAATAAATATCGGTAAGGATTCGGTTGTTCCGGTTGGCAGAGACGGCAAGGATGTATTTGGAGCAAACTGGGATGACTCTAATATATTCAAAACCTTAGTGGACCTTAAGACAAGCCTTGAGACCAACGATATTTCCGGTATTCAGGGTGCAATGACAAAACTCGATGAGCATATGAAAAATATTAATGCCAATATATCTGATATAGGTGGCAAAACAATAAGGCTGGATGTAAAAAAAGAGGTAGTAACGGACCTGAAGCTCACGGATACCGAAAGAATGTCAGAACTTGAAGATGCTGATCTTGCAGCAGCAGTTATCAATCTGAAGTCAAAGGAGCTGGCATATAATGCAGCGCTCTCTTCATCATCAAAAATGATGCAGCTGAGCCTGGTTAACTTTATCTAG
- the csrA gene encoding carbon storage regulator CsrA: MLVLTRKVDESITIGHFITISILEVKGNQVKLGIKAPKDVHVNRSEIYEKIMSENIKASQTQIDLDNFLNSIETGEK; the protein is encoded by the coding sequence GTGCTTGTATTAACAAGAAAAGTGGATGAAAGTATAACAATAGGGCATTTTATCACCATATCGATCTTGGAAGTCAAAGGGAATCAGGTAAAACTGGGCATCAAGGCGCCAAAAGATGTCCATGTAAACAGGAGCGAGATCTACGAAAAGATCATGAGTGAGAATATTAAAGCATCACAGACACAGATCGATCTGGATAATTTCCTGAACTCTATTGAAACGGGTGAAAAGTAA
- a CDS encoding flagellar assembly protein FliW, with translation MNIKTSRFGDIEIDKGRVIQFPDGLIGFPDDKEYIVMEHRSDSPFMWLQSVGNPDLAFVIINPFQVYPEYLKDISQEEENALKPDNNETVTIFAIVTIPTGKPHESTLNLMGPVVIDPVTNKGKQVILANSGYSHRHPVTFKAAR, from the coding sequence ATGAACATTAAAACTTCAAGATTTGGCGATATAGAAATTGACAAAGGCAGGGTTATCCAGTTTCCTGATGGCCTGATTGGATTCCCTGATGACAAGGAATATATAGTCATGGAGCACAGGAGTGATTCCCCCTTCATGTGGCTCCAGTCTGTAGGTAACCCTGACCTGGCCTTTGTTATTATAAACCCTTTTCAGGTTTATCCTGAATATTTGAAGGATATCTCGCAAGAGGAAGAAAACGCCCTGAAACCGGACAATAATGAAACCGTAACGATATTTGCGATTGTAACCATACCTACTGGAAAACCTCATGAATCAACCTTAAATCTGATGGGGCCGGTTGTGATAGATCCTGTTACAAATAAAGGTAAACAGGTAATCCTGGCAAATTCGGGATACAGTCACCGGCACCCGGTCACTTTTAAGGCTGCGAGATAA
- a CDS encoding PilZ domain-containing protein translates to MEDIEKISGKKMFAILEKLKQDHTILYIHVMGTDFDGLTVILGLSESENPGFFIDYPGSAGVEAPIAKDKKCYFQFNDGERIGYSFKTTIKSIHGRRIKFPFPEYIERTQRRNYFRVAVPSGVTLSCRCADNQMTFQVINISEGGIQVESDINQHNKDILFKGQKFVGSSLLYGQEETPVNIKIDTSEIIRISKHVETGKIDLGLKILEIKKDDQNELKKFIYYCQRRVLKERGGFDE, encoded by the coding sequence ATGGAAGATATTGAAAAAATCAGCGGTAAAAAGATGTTTGCCATCCTTGAGAAATTAAAACAGGATCATACCATACTGTATATCCATGTGATGGGCACCGATTTTGACGGCCTCACTGTAATTCTGGGCCTGTCTGAAAGCGAGAATCCGGGTTTTTTTATTGATTATCCTGGCAGCGCCGGTGTTGAAGCCCCTATAGCTAAAGATAAAAAATGCTATTTCCAGTTTAATGACGGAGAAAGGATAGGATACAGCTTTAAGACAACCATCAAAAGTATACATGGAAGAAGGATCAAGTTCCCTTTTCCTGAATATATAGAGAGGACACAGAGACGCAACTACTTCAGGGTGGCTGTTCCTTCAGGGGTAACGTTGTCCTGCCGATGTGCGGACAATCAAATGACCTTTCAGGTTATAAATATAAGTGAAGGTGGTATCCAGGTAGAGTCTGATATAAACCAGCATAATAAGGATATCCTGTTTAAGGGACAAAAATTTGTAGGCAGCTCCCTTTTATATGGTCAGGAAGAAACCCCTGTGAATATCAAGATCGATACTTCTGAGATTATAAGGATATCAAAACATGTGGAAACCGGTAAAATAGATTTAGGTCTTAAAATACTTGAAATAAAAAAGGATGACCAGAACGAACTTAAAAAATTTATCTATTATTGTCAGAGGAGGGTGCTCAAGGAGAGGGGAGGGTTTGATGAATAG
- a CDS encoding DedA family protein: MTEIIIEHIEWAVQYAHVWGFLMIFLFMTIESSFIPFPSEVVLIPAGFMAYRGELTFGEPYIDLAVVFACGLVGSLAGAYINYYLAMHLGRPFLYRYGRYFFIKPEVLTRSEEIFLKYGEIATFICRLLPAIRQLISIPAGIAKMPLSRFSFFTALGAGIWSAILIWVGYYLGMLSGDMTYSDLVHRGKAMIQEHYIWILGFILLSVIVYVLIHRLVMKSDKNNGTIS, translated from the coding sequence ATGACTGAAATAATTATCGAACACATAGAGTGGGCAGTGCAGTATGCACATGTATGGGGTTTTCTCATGATCTTCCTTTTTATGACCATAGAGAGCTCATTTATTCCCTTCCCCAGTGAGGTGGTCTTGATCCCTGCCGGTTTCATGGCATACAGGGGTGAATTGACTTTCGGTGAACCATATATTGACCTCGCAGTTGTGTTTGCATGCGGTCTGGTCGGCTCCCTTGCAGGGGCATACATCAACTATTATCTGGCAATGCATCTGGGCAGGCCTTTTCTATACAGATACGGCAGGTATTTTTTTATAAAACCGGAAGTGCTCACAAGGTCAGAGGAGATTTTTTTAAAATATGGAGAGATTGCCACCTTCATATGCCGCCTTCTTCCTGCTATAAGACAGTTGATCTCGATCCCAGCAGGCATAGCGAAGATGCCATTATCCAGGTTTTCATTTTTTACAGCTCTTGGCGCAGGGATCTGGTCTGCTATTCTTATATGGGTTGGTTACTATCTCGGAATGCTTTCAGGCGATATGACATACAGTGATCTGGTGCACAGGGGAAAGGCAATGATACAAGAGCATTATATATGGATTCTGGGTTTTATTTTACTCTCAGTTATTGTATATGTATTGATACATCGCCTGGTAATGAAATCAGATAAAAATAATGGGACAATCTCCTGA
- a CDS encoding DUF4301 family protein, producing the protein MFDHADLSQISAHGMTPEKVMSQINIFKKGIPFTKILRPCTINDGITALNDNQIDDYIRIFDEAQKQGRCMKFVPASGAASRMFKYMLEVYNEIKIMDVPVSISSDDKYKPLIAFTHDLDRYAFYDDLKKIMKERGNDIDTAVKDQNISRILDCLLSEQGINLSNMPKGLIPFHRYDTHSRTPFEEHLVEAFNYTADRTGRVKIHFTISPEHETRVRGYIDSVLGLYEREGALYEIAYSCQMPHTDTIAVDMDNVQFRDENGALVFRPGGHGALIENLSDLEGDIIFIKNIDNVSHDRFKDITYKYKKAIGGFLIELQDKIFGYLKTLIEDKPDEQYIKSLFTFIQESLCITPDNGLTESPVSIQREYLISILNRPLRVCGMVKNEGEPGGGPFWVTKAGKGSSIQIVESSQIDLDKSDQKQAFKSATHFNPVDLVCGLRDYCGNPYNLREYVDNDAGFISIKSQNGRDLKALELPGLWNGSMAFWNTVFIEVPAATFSPVKTVFDLVKDEHQPGVN; encoded by the coding sequence ATATTTGATCACGCTGATCTTTCACAGATATCCGCCCACGGGATGACACCTGAAAAGGTGATGTCCCAGATAAACATTTTTAAAAAAGGGATACCCTTCACAAAGATTCTACGACCCTGTACCATTAATGACGGAATAACTGCTCTGAATGATAATCAAATTGATGATTACATCAGAATATTTGATGAGGCACAGAAGCAGGGCAGGTGCATGAAATTTGTACCTGCATCAGGGGCAGCCTCCAGGATGTTCAAATATATGCTTGAGGTTTACAATGAAATAAAAATTATGGATGTCCCTGTATCAATATCATCTGATGACAAATATAAACCTCTTATTGCATTTACTCATGACCTTGATAGATATGCCTTTTATGATGATCTGAAAAAAATAATGAAAGAGCGGGGCAATGACATTGATACTGCTGTTAAAGATCAAAATATCAGCCGGATACTTGATTGTCTATTGTCTGAACAAGGCATTAACCTGTCAAATATGCCCAAGGGTTTAATACCGTTTCACAGGTATGATACCCATTCAAGAACCCCATTTGAGGAACACCTTGTTGAGGCATTCAATTATACCGCTGACAGGACTGGTCGGGTAAAGATTCATTTTACCATCTCCCCTGAACATGAGACACGGGTGAGGGGGTACATTGACTCTGTCCTTGGCCTTTATGAAAGGGAAGGGGCTTTATATGAAATAGCATATTCATGCCAGATGCCTCATACAGATACAATCGCTGTTGATATGGATAATGTGCAATTCCGGGATGAAAATGGCGCTCTTGTTTTCAGGCCGGGAGGTCATGGCGCCCTGATAGAAAATCTCTCTGACCTTGAAGGTGATATTATATTTATCAAGAATATAGATAATGTCAGCCATGACAGGTTTAAGGATATTACCTATAAATACAAAAAGGCTATTGGTGGTTTTCTGATAGAGCTCCAGGATAAAATATTCGGATATCTTAAAACCCTGATAGAGGATAAACCGGATGAACAATATATAAAATCACTCTTCACATTTATACAAGAGTCTCTTTGTATTACGCCTGATAATGGTTTAACAGAAAGTCCTGTCAGCATACAAAGAGAATATCTCATCAGTATTCTTAACAGGCCATTAAGGGTATGCGGTATGGTAAAGAATGAAGGTGAACCGGGGGGAGGGCCATTCTGGGTTACTAAGGCAGGCAAAGGCTCATCCATACAGATTGTTGAGTCATCACAGATTGATCTGGATAAGTCGGATCAAAAGCAGGCATTTAAATCAGCCACCCATTTCAACCCGGTTGATCTTGTATGCGGTCTAAGGGATTACTGCGGGAATCCATATAACCTGAGAGAGTATGTAGACAATGATGCAGGCTTTATCTCTATTAAATCCCAGAATGGCAGGGATCTAAAGGCGCTTGAACTGCCGGGGCTCTGGAATGGTTCAATGGCCTTCTGGAATACTGTCTTTATTGAGGTGCCTGCTGCAACCTTCAGCCCTGTAAAAACAGTTTTTGATCTTGTAAAGGATGAGCATCAGCCGGGGGTAAATTAA
- a CDS encoding arsenate reductase ArsC codes for MKKILYLCTGNSCRSQMAEAWTNYLQKDKFMAYSAGIAPKGVDPKAIKVMAEAGVDISSQRSKDIDSLGAMEFDYVVTLCDNANEACPFFPAKTRLLHRGFDDPPRLSEGISDEDEALRHYRRVRDEIKTFVENIEEELSR; via the coding sequence ATGAAAAAGATACTTTATTTATGTACAGGCAACTCATGCCGCAGCCAGATGGCAGAGGCATGGACAAACTATCTGCAAAAAGACAAATTCATGGCATACTCCGCGGGCATCGCCCCAAAGGGCGTTGACCCAAAGGCCATTAAGGTAATGGCTGAGGCTGGTGTGGATATTTCATCACAGAGGTCAAAGGATATAGATTCCCTGGGTGCAATGGAATTTGATTATGTTGTTACCCTTTGTGACAATGCAAATGAGGCATGCCCATTCTTCCCTGCAAAGACAAGATTGCTGCACAGGGGTTTTGATGATCCGCCAAGGCTATCTGAAGGGATTTCGGATGAGGATGAAGCTTTGAGGCATTACCGAAGGGTAAGGGACGAGATAAAGACCTTTGTGGAAAATATAGAAGAGGAACTTAGCAGGTAA
- the arsB gene encoding ACR3 family arsenite efflux transporter — protein MESNMTENVEARGLGFFEKYLYIWVILCIIVGIVLGKIAPGFAKYLDGMSIYVGDAPVVSIPIAICLFFMMYPIMVKIDFAEVIKAGKSGKPVLLTLIVNWAIKPFTMYAIAIFFLGTLFYNLIGPEAIDHVKMPFGLDLAEGATHGAGTVVMVEGIKMLEVPLWRSYLAGCILLGIAPCTAMVLVWGFLARGNDGLTLVMVAINSLTMLILYGLLGGFLLGIGRLPVPWQALLLSIGIYVALPLVAGFISRKAIISARGEVWFKERFLHILTPITIIALLITLVLLFSFKGDVIVANPLTILWIAIPLFIQTNLIFWLAYGLARWLKLGYKDAAPAAMIGASNHFEVAIATATMLFGLSSGAALATVVGVLIEVPVMLMLVRICVKTRQWFPSAGGVTK, from the coding sequence ATGGAGAGTAATATGACAGAAAATGTAGAGGCAAGGGGGCTGGGTTTTTTTGAAAAATATCTCTATATCTGGGTTATCCTTTGTATTATTGTCGGTATAGTCCTGGGAAAGATAGCCCCTGGTTTTGCAAAATACCTGGATGGTATGTCCATCTATGTGGGTGATGCCCCTGTTGTTTCCATACCTATTGCAATATGTCTATTTTTTATGATGTACCCTATCATGGTAAAGATAGATTTTGCCGAGGTTATCAAGGCAGGTAAAAGCGGTAAACCGGTATTGCTTACACTTATTGTAAACTGGGCCATAAAGCCCTTTACCATGTATGCGATTGCCATCTTCTTTCTTGGCACCCTTTTTTACAATCTTATCGGGCCTGAGGCGATTGATCATGTCAAGATGCCTTTCGGGCTTGATCTTGCCGAAGGAGCAACCCATGGCGCAGGCACAGTGGTCATGGTTGAAGGGATAAAGATGCTTGAGGTGCCGCTTTGGCGGAGCTATCTGGCAGGGTGTATCCTTTTAGGGATAGCTCCATGCACGGCAATGGTTCTTGTGTGGGGTTTTCTTGCGCGCGGTAATGACGGCCTTACCCTTGTTATGGTCGCCATCAATTCACTTACCATGCTTATTCTGTATGGCCTTCTTGGAGGCTTTTTACTTGGAATAGGAAGGCTTCCGGTGCCGTGGCAGGCCCTTTTGCTCTCTATAGGTATATATGTTGCCCTTCCGCTTGTTGCAGGGTTTATCTCCAGAAAGGCCATTATAAGCGCAAGAGGAGAGGTTTGGTTCAAGGAAAGGTTCCTGCATATACTTACACCCATTACCATTATTGCCCTGCTTATTACCCTAGTCCTGCTATTCAGTTTCAAGGGAGATGTGATTGTTGCGAATCCGCTTACTATCCTGTGGATCGCAATCCCTCTTTTTATACAGACAAACCTGATCTTCTGGCTTGCCTATGGCCTGGCCAGATGGCTGAAACTGGGTTATAAAGACGCAGCGCCTGCCGCAATGATAGGTGCATCCAATCATTTTGAGGTGGCTATTGCAACAGCGACCATGCTTTTCGGCCTCTCATCAGGGGCAGCCCTTGCAACCGTGGTTGGTGTTCTGATTGAGGTGCCTGTTATGCTTATGCTGGTAAGGATATGTGTTAAGACCAGACAATGGTTTCCCTCAGCAGGAGGAGTAACAAAGTAA
- a CDS encoding cytochrome C biosynthesis protein, with the protein MFDSIFLTINEWITADPMLAAIGCFLWGVISVLFSPCHLASIPLIVGYVGGQEAMLTPKKAGIYSVLFSTGLFISIALVGIICALLGRMLGDIGSYWQIIIGIILIWIALGMLGVEKCTASGSLLYKLNFRGFIGALGLGLAYGILSGSCTFGFIAPILAIITVQEKIASGILFIILFAIGHCLPIVFAGSFTGFVKSIMDNSRWQGAGSWFRKGAGVVILLLAIYFIVNPFLTSV; encoded by the coding sequence ATGTTTGATTCTATATTTCTTACTATTAATGAGTGGATTACCGCCGACCCGATGCTGGCGGCTATCGGTTGTTTTCTATGGGGCGTTATAAGCGTTCTTTTCAGCCCGTGTCATCTTGCATCAATCCCCCTTATAGTCGGTTACGTTGGCGGTCAGGAGGCAATGCTGACACCAAAAAAAGCAGGGATATACTCTGTTTTATTTTCTACCGGCCTGTTTATTTCCATCGCCCTTGTGGGTATTATCTGTGCTCTTTTAGGCAGAATGCTTGGAGATATAGGCAGTTACTGGCAGATTATTATAGGAATTATTCTTATCTGGATTGCTCTTGGCATGCTCGGGGTTGAAAAATGTACAGCATCCGGTAGCCTGCTGTATAAACTCAATTTCAGGGGCTTTATCGGGGCCCTTGGTCTTGGGCTGGCATATGGCATTCTGTCAGGTTCATGCACATTCGGTTTTATTGCTCCAATCCTTGCGATCATTACAGTTCAGGAAAAGATTGCTTCTGGTATCCTGTTTATTATTCTTTTTGCAATAGGCCATTGCCTGCCTATTGTCTTTGCAGGGAGCTTTACCGGGTTTGTGAAGAGCATAATGGATAACAGCAGATGGCAGGGTGCCGGGAGCTGGTTTCGAAAAGGCGCAGGGGTGGTTATCCTGTTATTGGCTATCTATTTTATTGTAAATCCTTTTCTAACATCTGTTTAA
- a CDS encoding thioredoxin, producing the protein MKSLIILIISFLLITIGSFASSATPEEHEKFLKNLPVKDMVTMIALGKKTCTQCKMMAPILEKLKVKFEGKAAIVFINLLQDPEQQYVYRLKALPTQIFFDQDGKEVFRHVGFFSEKEIIAQLKKMGVE; encoded by the coding sequence ATGAAATCTTTAATAATACTCATTATTTCCTTTTTGCTTATAACAATCGGGTCATTTGCCAGTTCAGCTACCCCGGAAGAACACGAGAAATTTCTTAAAAATCTTCCAGTTAAAGACATGGTTACAATGATTGCACTTGGTAAAAAAACATGCACCCAGTGCAAGATGATGGCGCCTATACTGGAAAAATTGAAAGTAAAATTTGAGGGGAAGGCCGCAATAGTCTTTATAAACCTCCTGCAAGACCCTGAACAGCAGTATGTTTACAGGCTCAAAGCCCTGCCTACACAGATTTTTTTTGATCAGGACGGTAAAGAGGTATTCAGGCATGTGGGATTTTTTAGCGAAAAGGAAATCATTGCCCAGCTAAAGAAAATGGGTGTCGAATAA
- the arsM gene encoding arsenite methyltransferase — protein sequence MEIQKEKIHQIVIEKYSDIAKSGGMACSSCCGETGADISIEELGKALDYTDEDLRLAPGEANLGLGCGNPLSQAELKAGETVLDLGSGAGFDAFLAARIVGETGKVIGVDMTPEMVKKAGENAQKLKIENVDFRSGKIEELPVQDGSVDVVISNCVINLSPDKGKVFSEIFRVLKPEGRIVISDVLRSGEIPDHILNNPDAYTGUVSGAISPGEVKKILNDCGFENISIGPKENSSNIIRQWEIGENIENMVFSAYIKAIKQG from the coding sequence ATTGAAATACAAAAAGAAAAGATTCATCAGATCGTAATTGAAAAATACTCTGATATTGCCAAATCAGGAGGTATGGCCTGTTCTTCATGCTGCGGAGAAACAGGAGCAGATATCTCGATCGAGGAACTCGGCAAGGCCCTTGATTACACGGATGAAGACCTTCGTCTTGCCCCCGGTGAGGCAAACCTGGGGCTTGGGTGCGGAAACCCATTGAGCCAGGCAGAACTCAAGGCAGGAGAAACAGTGCTTGATCTGGGCAGTGGGGCAGGGTTCGATGCCTTTCTTGCGGCAAGGATTGTTGGGGAAACCGGCAAAGTAATTGGTGTGGACATGACTCCCGAAATGGTTAAAAAGGCCGGAGAAAACGCACAAAAGCTGAAGATAGAAAATGTCGATTTCAGATCAGGTAAAATAGAAGAGCTTCCTGTTCAGGACGGTTCGGTTGATGTGGTTATATCAAACTGTGTGATAAATCTTTCTCCTGATAAAGGTAAGGTCTTCAGTGAGATATTTCGTGTCCTTAAACCTGAAGGAAGGATAGTTATTTCGGATGTGCTGAGATCAGGTGAAATCCCGGACCATATCCTCAATAATCCGGATGCATATACCGGCTGAGTCTCCGGGGCAATTTCACCTGGAGAGGTGAAGAAAATCTTAAATGATTGCGGATTTGAAAATATATCAATCGGGCCAAAGGAAAACAGTAGTAATATAATTCGCCAATGGGAGATTGGTGAGAATATTGAAAATATGGTGTTTTCAGCCTACATTAAGGCTATTAAACAGGGCTAA
- a CDS encoding zinc-binding protein yields the protein MAENCCTTNGNIMILACSGASNVGQLSNRAAVELTQEGFGKMFCLAGIGGGLSGFVQSAKDVPHLVAIDGCEVGCAKATLARAEVPLKDYIVLTELGIKKSKDFDLKHLEIQRVKDEIKKVCYRGGA from the coding sequence ATGGCAGAAAATTGCTGTACAACAAATGGAAATATAATGATTCTCGCCTGTTCAGGGGCTTCAAATGTAGGGCAGCTCTCAAACAGGGCTGCTGTTGAGCTTACACAGGAGGGTTTTGGCAAGATGTTTTGCCTTGCAGGGATAGGTGGAGGTCTCTCAGGCTTTGTCCAGTCAGCAAAGGATGTGCCCCACTTGGTAGCCATAGACGGGTGTGAAGTAGGTTGTGCAAAGGCTACGCTAGCAAGGGCAGAAGTTCCATTAAAGGATTATATTGTGCTGACCGAGTTGGGGATCAAGAAGAGTAAGGATTTTGATCTCAAACATCTTGAGATACAGAGGGTAAAAGATGAGATTAAAAAGGTATGCTATCGTGGAGGGGCATAA
- a CDS encoding thioredoxin family protein, translating into MEIKVLGPGCKKCEAVKKSVEEAIIESGVSAEVVKVTDLLEIAKHGVFGTPAIVVDGKVKSVGKIPTKEEIKGWIQQ; encoded by the coding sequence ATGGAAATTAAGGTATTAGGCCCTGGATGTAAAAAATGCGAGGCTGTGAAAAAGAGTGTGGAGGAGGCAATTATTGAATCCGGTGTTTCAGCAGAGGTTGTAAAGGTAACAGATCTCCTTGAGATAGCCAAACATGGTGTGTTCGGAACACCTGCGATTGTTGTTGACGGCAAGGTAAAGAGTGTTGGCAAGATACCAACCAAAGAAGAGATTAAGGGTTGGATACAACAATAA
- a CDS encoding GxxExxY protein, whose translation MDLNKISNDIIGAAIEVHRTLGPGLLESAYEQCLCHELNLRSISFKRQKELSVVYKQIKLDCGYRLDILVEEVIILELKSCEKIEPIHKAQLLTYLKLSGKCLGFILNFNVPVMKNGIVRMVNEFKE comes from the coding sequence ATGGACTTGAATAAAATCAGTAATGATATTATTGGCGCAGCAATAGAGGTTCATAGAACTCTGGGTCCAGGTCTATTAGAGTCTGCTTATGAACAATGTCTATGTCATGAGTTAAATCTAAGAAGTATATCTTTTAAAAGGCAAAAGGAATTGTCTGTTGTTTACAAGCAAATAAAGCTCGATTGCGGTTACAGGCTGGATATTTTAGTAGAAGAGGTCATTATTCTTGAATTGAAGTCCTGTGAAAAAATAGAACCCATTCACAAGGCACAATTACTGACCTATCTAAAATTATCAGGTAAATGCCTTGGTTTTATTTTAAACTTTAATGTGCCTGTTATGAAAAATGGGATAGTAAGGATGGTGAACGAATTCAAAGAATAA
- a CDS encoding permease: MKEKTKLAIIIFIFIAAYFIPWNSEIIRRSGIEAFMMLQEYAREHVLTCLIPAFFIAGAISVFISQASVLKYFGVKANKILSYSVASISGTVLAVCSCTVLPLFAGIYTRGAGIGPATAFLYSGPAINVLAIVLTARILGWQLGLARAIGAVLFAIITGLLMAFIFRKDDAEREAGQVYLPDEEEKGRTLTQDATFIFTMVLILIFAAFARPAEGSTGIWLFIFSIKWYITIALLVILGFMLKKWFDRDERIIWVESTWGFMKQILPLLGAGVLVAGFMLGRPGHPALIPEHYIENLVGGNSILANLFAAVGGALMYFATLTEVPILQGLIGAGMGKGPALALLLAGPALSLPNMLVIGGVMGIKKTAVFCTIIVVLSTVAGMTYGWITG, encoded by the coding sequence ATGAAAGAAAAAACCAAATTAGCCATAATCATTTTCATTTTTATCGCTGCCTATTTTATACCATGGAACAGTGAAATAATCAGGCGATCAGGCATTGAGGCATTCATGATGCTTCAGGAGTATGCAAGGGAGCATGTGCTCACATGCCTTATCCCGGCATTCTTTATTGCAGGCGCTATTTCGGTATTTATTTCACAGGCATCGGTGCTTAAATATTTTGGCGTAAAAGCAAACAAAATATTATCATACTCGGTTGCATCCATATCCGGTACAGTACTGGCCGTCTGTTCATGTACAGTTCTGCCCCTTTTTGCAGGTATCTACACAAGGGGTGCGGGTATTGGCCCTGCGACTGCATTTCTTTATTCAGGCCCGGCCATAAATGTGCTGGCTATTGTTTTAACAGCCAGGATCCTCGGCTGGCAGCTTGGCTTAGCAAGGGCAATAGGCGCTGTACTCTTTGCCATAATAACCGGTCTTTTAATGGCTTTTATCTTTAGAAAGGATGATGCAGAAAGAGAGGCGGGGCAAGTTTATCTCCCTGATGAAGAGGAAAAAGGCCGCACACTCACACAGGATGCCACGTTTATATTTACAATGGTTCTTATCCTGATATTTGCTGCATTTGCAAGACCGGCAGAGGGTTCAACAGGCATCTGGCTTTTTATATTTTCAATCAAATGGTACATCACTATTGCCCTTTTAGTTATACTGGGTTTTATGCTTAAAAAGTGGTTTGACAGGGATGAAAGAATTATTTGGGTAGAATCCACATGGGGGTTCATGAAACAGATTTTACCCCTTTTGGGAGCCGGCGTGCTTGTTGCCGGGTTCATGCTCGGAAGACCGGGTCATCCTGCCCTGATACCTGAACATTATATAGAGAACCTGGTGGGTGGCAATTCAATATTGGCAAATCTTTTTGCTGCTGTGGGAGGGGCATTGATGTACTTTGCCACCCTTACTGAAGTCCCCATACTTCAGGGGCTTATTGGCGCAGGCATGGGAAAGGGGCCAGCGCTGGCGCTGCTTTTAGCCGGGCCGGCCCTGTCTCTACCTAATATGTTGGTAATTGGCGGGGTGATGGGGATAAAAAAGACAGCAGTATTTTGTACAATTATTGTTGTTTTGTCTACTGTTGCAGGAATGACATATGGGTGGATTACCGGGTAA